A genomic segment from Pistricoccus aurantiacus encodes:
- a CDS encoding secondary thiamine-phosphate synthase enzyme YjbQ — MWQQQELKLAPRSRGFHLITDEIVDALPGLSHCAVGLLHLQLLHTSASLTLNENADPDVRHDLDAFLRERIPGDLPYFRHTLEGPDDMPAHVCASLLGTQLSLAVRKGRLALGTWQGIWLGEHREHGGSRRLLMTLNGDG, encoded by the coding sequence ATGTGGCAGCAACAGGAACTCAAGCTTGCGCCGCGTTCGCGCGGCTTTCATCTGATTACCGATGAAATCGTCGATGCCTTGCCGGGGCTTTCCCACTGCGCCGTCGGCCTACTGCATCTACAACTGCTGCATACCTCCGCTTCCCTGACCCTGAACGAGAACGCGGATCCGGACGTGCGTCACGACCTGGATGCTTTCCTGCGGGAGCGCATCCCCGGCGATCTGCCGTACTTTCGCCATACGCTGGAAGGCCCGGACGATATGCCGGCGCATGTTTGCGCGAGCCTGCTGGGCACGCAGTTGAGCCTGGCGGTGCGGAAGGGTCGCCTGGCCCTGGGCACCTGGCAGGGAATCTGGCTTGGCGAACACCGAGAGCACGGTGGCTCCCGGCGGTTGCTGATGACGTTGAACGGCGATGGGTAA
- a CDS encoding hybrid sensor histidine kinase/response regulator: MALDGKSRAVDAADSRELLEENARLRRICAALIERVESSGVAGGAPYAAFEHAVLLAEQVRERTEALHRTLDELGKTNIRLGEAKADAEAANLSKTKFLAAVSHDLLQPLNAARLFASALDEHPLPEASAKLVAQISRSLKDVEALLGTLVDISRLDAGVLKPDIAPFRTDQLLDVLAEEYRQAALTQGLALHYVPSRMVIESDLALLARVIRNFLTNAIRYTRQGHILLGCRRRAEGLEIVVGDTGPGIAEAQHEAIFQEFRRVAVPTTGQDRGLGLGLAIVERIGAMLGHPLCLSSSPGRGSLFSILVPYGVLPAFEPAPAPRAPMEKDALQGTRIWVIDNDTAILEGMAALLEGWGCRVVTALSLSDLEKRTKHDPADVLLIDYHLGDDQPSGFAVAQRLQERHPGLATVLITANHEATIKRRARARGYGCLLKPLKPLRLRMTLTALLKASPRRKEQ, translated from the coding sequence TTGGCACTGGACGGGAAATCGAGGGCCGTTGACGCGGCGGATTCGCGCGAGCTGCTCGAGGAAAACGCGCGACTGCGGCGTATTTGCGCGGCGCTGATCGAGCGGGTGGAATCCAGCGGTGTGGCAGGCGGCGCCCCTTATGCGGCTTTCGAACACGCGGTGCTGCTGGCGGAGCAGGTCCGTGAGCGCACCGAAGCGCTGCATCGCACGCTGGACGAACTGGGCAAGACCAATATACGGCTGGGTGAAGCCAAGGCGGACGCCGAAGCCGCCAACCTCTCGAAGACCAAGTTTCTTGCCGCGGTCAGCCATGACCTGTTGCAACCCCTCAACGCCGCAAGGTTATTTGCCAGCGCCCTCGACGAGCATCCCTTGCCGGAAGCCTCGGCAAAACTGGTCGCCCAGATCAGCCGGTCGCTCAAGGACGTAGAGGCGCTGCTGGGCACCCTGGTGGATATCTCGCGTCTCGATGCCGGGGTACTCAAGCCGGATATTGCCCCCTTTCGCACCGACCAACTGCTGGACGTGCTGGCGGAAGAATATCGTCAAGCCGCCCTGACCCAGGGGCTTGCCCTGCACTATGTGCCGAGTCGCATGGTGATCGAATCCGATCTGGCCTTGCTGGCGCGAGTGATACGCAATTTTCTGACCAACGCCATTCGTTACACTCGACAAGGACATATATTGCTGGGCTGTCGGCGCCGAGCCGAAGGGCTGGAGATCGTGGTGGGAGATACCGGACCGGGCATCGCCGAAGCGCAGCATGAGGCAATTTTTCAGGAATTTCGACGTGTGGCGGTGCCCACGACGGGTCAGGACCGGGGGCTTGGGCTGGGTCTCGCCATCGTCGAGCGCATCGGTGCGATGCTGGGTCATCCGCTGTGCTTGTCGTCTTCACCCGGGCGGGGTTCGCTGTTCTCGATCCTCGTGCCTTACGGCGTGCTGCCGGCGTTTGAACCGGCACCGGCGCCCAGGGCGCCGATGGAAAAGGACGCGCTGCAAGGGACACGAATCTGGGTGATCGACAACGATACAGCGATTCTCGAAGGCATGGCCGCGCTGCTGGAAGGCTGGGGATGTCGCGTCGTCACTGCCTTGTCCTTGAGCGATCTGGAGAAGCGGACGAAACACGATCCCGCCGACGTCCTGCTGATCGACTATCATCTCGGCGATGACCAACCGAGCGGATTCGCAGTGGCTCAGCGTCTGCAAGAACGCCACCCCGGGTTGGCGACAGTGCTGATCACCGCCAATCATGAAGCGACAATCAAGCGCCGAGCCAGGGCGCGTGGCTACGGCTGTCTGCTCAAGCCCCTCAAGCCGCTGCGACTGCGGATGACGTTGACCGCGCTGTTGAAGGCGTCGCCGCGACGAAAAGAGCAATGA
- a CDS encoding DUF6506 family protein has translation MTTSRHIAFLILVPEPGNTALSSQSSGDYHLSLATLSDIDSAKRLVRELVSQGVSTIELSSSFGDDGLAAIQEAAGKDVRVGLVRF, from the coding sequence ATGACAACGTCTCGACATATCGCTTTTTTGATTCTGGTGCCGGAGCCGGGCAACACTGCCCTGAGCAGCCAATCCAGCGGCGACTATCACCTGAGCCTGGCCACCCTGAGCGACATTGACAGCGCCAAGCGCCTGGTTCGGGAACTGGTATCCCAAGGGGTCTCGACGATAGAGTTGAGTTCGAGCTTTGGCGACGACGGTCTTGCGGCCATTCAGGAAGCGGCGGGGAAAGATGTTCGGGTGGGATTGGTACGCTTCTGA
- a CDS encoding lysine exporter LysO family protein, translating into MLSGLLIVLLPLVLGYLVPVRHAGLLALINQAVNASVYLILLLMGVSLAALDDLGSQLSYMGSQALMLFTVIAVCNLATLAWLSRRSRLRAEGSPIVKDAPTSKLAAMLGSLALVGVVILGVLVGLALDWLGLERLHGVAEPLAEWVLYVLLALIGCQLRNSGMSLKQILLNRHGLVIAVTVVASSLIAGLIAAPLLSLSWNEGLAMAAGFGWYSLSGILIGDQLGPVLGGVAFFNDLARELLAFILIPLTIHRATPLAIGYGGATSMDFTLPVIQQHGGVACVPIAVVSGFILSLLAPPLILLFLSL; encoded by the coding sequence ATGCTGTCCGGTCTATTGATCGTGTTGTTACCGCTGGTACTGGGGTATCTGGTACCGGTTCGCCACGCCGGTCTGTTGGCGCTGATCAATCAGGCGGTCAATGCCTCCGTATATCTCATCCTGCTGCTGATGGGAGTAAGCCTGGCGGCGCTGGACGACCTGGGTAGCCAGCTTTCCTACATGGGCTCCCAGGCGTTGATGCTGTTCACGGTAATTGCTGTCTGCAACCTGGCGACCCTGGCCTGGCTTTCCCGACGCAGCCGGCTGCGGGCGGAAGGCTCGCCGATCGTCAAGGACGCGCCGACCAGCAAGCTTGCGGCGATGCTGGGCTCGCTGGCTCTGGTGGGCGTGGTGATTCTCGGCGTGCTGGTGGGCCTGGCCCTCGACTGGCTGGGCCTGGAACGCCTGCATGGCGTTGCGGAGCCCCTGGCGGAATGGGTGCTGTATGTACTGCTGGCGCTGATCGGCTGTCAGCTGCGTAATTCCGGCATGTCCCTCAAGCAGATTCTGCTCAATCGCCACGGGCTGGTCATCGCCGTCACGGTGGTCGCAAGCTCGTTGATCGCCGGACTGATCGCGGCGCCATTGTTGTCGCTTTCCTGGAACGAAGGACTCGCCATGGCCGCGGGCTTCGGCTGGTACTCCCTTTCCGGGATTCTGATCGGCGATCAGTTGGGTCCGGTGCTTGGCGGCGTGGCGTTTTTCAATGACCTGGCCCGGGAATTGCTGGCGTTTATCCTGATCCCATTGACCATTCACCGCGCCACGCCTCTGGCCATCGGCTACGGCGGCGCCACTTCCATGGACTTCACCCTGCCGGTGATTCAGCAGCACGGCGGCGTGGCCTGCGTGCCCATCGCGGTGGTCAGCGGCTTTATCCTGTCGCTTCTGGCACCGCCGCTGATACTGTTGTTTCTATCGTTGTGA
- a CDS encoding response regulator transcription factor has translation MTTGEFAPMHTLLIADDHPLFREAIGNVIETGLPEARLLETDSLAATLQQLTAQKEIDLLLLDLGLPDAEGLSGLECLRQRFPELPIAIVSADQERHIVLGAIEMGAVGYIPKSTPRQELLAALLRILEGHVYLPSAVMRRPPTPRAAPDNHADHTTARLAQLTDKQFEVLERLVQGASNKVIARELDIAETTVKTHVSAILRKLEVSSRMQAIVLAGQMDPAVWQARRG, from the coding sequence GTGACGACAGGAGAATTCGCACCGATGCATACCCTGCTGATTGCCGATGATCATCCCCTGTTCCGGGAAGCCATCGGCAACGTGATCGAGACGGGCTTGCCGGAGGCTCGGCTACTGGAAACCGACAGTCTGGCGGCCACCTTGCAACAGCTCACGGCACAGAAGGAGATCGATCTGCTGCTGCTGGACCTCGGTTTGCCGGACGCGGAAGGCTTGTCGGGACTCGAATGCCTGCGTCAGCGATTTCCCGAGCTGCCGATCGCCATCGTTTCCGCGGATCAGGAGCGGCACATCGTTCTCGGCGCCATCGAGATGGGTGCCGTGGGTTATATTCCCAAGTCGACGCCGCGCCAGGAATTACTTGCCGCCTTGCTGCGTATTCTCGAAGGCCATGTCTACCTGCCCTCGGCCGTCATGCGCCGCCCTCCCACTCCTCGCGCCGCACCCGACAATCATGCCGATCACACCACGGCTCGCCTCGCTCAACTGACCGACAAGCAGTTCGAGGTGCTCGAACGTCTGGTTCAGGGGGCGTCCAACAAGGTGATCGCACGGGAACTCGATATCGCCGAGACGACGGTCAAGACTCATGTGTCGGCGATTCTGCGCAAGCTGGAAGTAAGTAGCCGCATGCAGGCCATTGTCCTGGCCGGGCAGATGGACCCGGCAGTGTGGCAAGCCCGACGAGGCTAA
- the nosP gene encoding nitric oxide-sensing protein NosP, translating into MPESTLELSQELSRELPQELFREPPQEPSRDLTAANGPGLRTAVSRQQDPHGAAEELGQALRHAELGFVLFFCSAEYPLDILATALSETFARIPITGCTTAGEITPQGYERGCIVAIGFDRRYFSVAAKLIENLEGFDLPRAQHVTDHLLETCRRRALAPISGHSFALTLLDGLSSSEEQVLATLDAAFGSIPSFGGSAGDDNRLAHTHVYAEGCFHSRAAIMVMVNTRLPFEVFTTHHLRPCEEKLVVTRVDRERRRVLELNAVPAAEEYSRLVGLPIAQLDASVFARCPLAVRIGDTYYVRSIQRVNDDNSLDFYCAVENGIVLTAMQPAPMLEDLERVLGDLETHLGPPGLIIGCDCFLRRLELEALDQITPASELLGRARVIGFNTYGEQHHGMHINQTFTGVAIGTGREIEGR; encoded by the coding sequence ATGCCGGAATCCACTTTGGAACTGTCACAAGAACTATCTCGTGAACTGCCACAAGAGCTATTTCGTGAACCGCCACAAGAACCATCTCGCGATCTGACCGCTGCCAATGGACCGGGCCTGCGTACCGCGGTCAGTCGGCAGCAGGATCCGCATGGCGCAGCAGAGGAGCTTGGCCAGGCATTGCGTCATGCCGAGCTTGGCTTCGTGCTGTTTTTCTGTAGTGCCGAGTACCCGCTCGATATCCTGGCAACGGCGTTGAGCGAAACGTTTGCCAGGATTCCCATCACCGGATGTACCACCGCAGGAGAAATCACGCCTCAAGGCTATGAGCGTGGCTGTATCGTGGCGATTGGCTTCGATCGTCGGTATTTCTCCGTCGCCGCGAAATTGATCGAAAATCTGGAAGGTTTCGATCTGCCCCGCGCCCAGCATGTCACCGATCATCTGCTCGAAACCTGTCGGCGGCGCGCCTTGGCACCGATAAGCGGACATAGTTTCGCCTTGACACTGCTTGACGGACTCTCCAGCAGCGAAGAACAAGTGCTGGCCACCCTCGACGCGGCGTTCGGCAGCATTCCCAGCTTCGGCGGTTCGGCGGGAGATGACAACCGCCTGGCTCACACCCATGTCTATGCGGAGGGTTGTTTTCATAGCCGCGCGGCCATCATGGTAATGGTCAATACGCGCCTGCCGTTCGAAGTGTTCACCACTCATCACCTGCGGCCCTGTGAGGAAAAGCTGGTGGTCACCCGAGTCGATCGCGAGCGACGCCGGGTGCTGGAGCTCAATGCGGTGCCCGCTGCGGAAGAATATTCCCGACTGGTGGGTTTACCGATAGCCCAGCTCGATGCCAGCGTTTTTGCCCGCTGTCCGTTGGCGGTGCGTATTGGCGATACTTACTATGTGCGCTCGATTCAACGTGTCAACGACGATAACAGTCTCGACTTCTACTGCGCGGTGGAGAATGGCATCGTACTGACCGCCATGCAGCCGGCACCCATGCTAGAAGATCTCGAGCGCGTGCTCGGCGACCTCGAGACTCACCTGGGCCCGCCAGGTCTGATCATCGGCTGCGACTGCTTTCTGCGCCGGCTTGAGCTTGAAGCACTGGATCAAATCACTCCCGCGTCGGAACTGCTCGGTCGGGCCAGGGTGATCGGCTTCAATACCTATGGCGAGCAGCATCATGGCATGCACATCAATCAGACCTTCACGGGGGTCGCCATTGGCACTGGACGGGAAATCGAGGGCCGTTGA
- the dauA gene encoding C4-dicarboxylic acid transporter DauA: MARRSSFSLPLPGRGLVSAWRDGYTLADLRQDLIAGLTIGIVAVPLSMALAIATGVPPQHGLYTAIVAGAIIALTGGSRFNVSGPTAAFVVILFPIVASYGIGGLLIATLMAGLILIGLGLARLGSLIQFIPYPVILGFTAGIGTVIALLQVPDFLGLKDLSLGDSTLSNIALIGAALPRIDPVELSIGAITLATLILWPRLKLPVPAPLVGLAVGTLAALALTPMGLEVDTIASRFQWSSHGLEGNGIPPFAPSFALPWQLPGGDGAPLTVDFALIRELMGPAFAIAMLAAIESLLCAVVADGMTRTRHDPNAELIGQGLGNIVVTFFGGITATAALARTATNIRSGARSPIASVVHAAVVLLAIVALAGILGLVPMAALAALLFIIAWNMSEARHFVHTLKSAPGSDVAILVICFGLTVIFDMVLAVGVGMGLAAVLFIRRMALVTHTRRLDGETHNDLAGLPSQVAAYAINGPLFFGAAEKAIASLRIVDKDVKVVMLDMRDVPSLDTTAIVALQTLLGELRDQRIGVIIIGISAPLYLKLHRAGLRRERGLLSRVENTEHAKRLARRWLAAS; the protein is encoded by the coding sequence ATGGCTCGCCGATCTTCCTTTTCCCTTCCCTTGCCGGGGCGCGGCCTGGTTTCCGCCTGGCGCGACGGCTACACCCTGGCCGATCTGCGTCAGGATCTGATAGCCGGCCTGACCATCGGCATCGTCGCGGTGCCGCTCTCCATGGCTCTGGCTATCGCCACCGGCGTGCCGCCCCAGCATGGGCTCTATACCGCTATCGTCGCCGGGGCAATCATTGCCCTGACCGGGGGATCGCGCTTCAACGTGTCCGGCCCCACCGCCGCCTTCGTGGTAATCCTGTTCCCCATCGTCGCCAGTTACGGCATCGGCGGTCTGCTGATCGCCACCCTGATGGCCGGGCTGATTCTGATCGGCCTGGGGCTGGCGCGGTTGGGATCGTTGATTCAATTTATTCCCTACCCGGTGATTCTGGGCTTCACGGCCGGGATCGGCACGGTGATCGCCCTGCTCCAAGTACCGGATTTTTTGGGCCTGAAGGATTTATCGCTTGGTGATAGCACCTTGAGCAATATAGCCCTTATCGGCGCGGCGCTGCCACGCATCGATCCCGTGGAGCTGTCCATCGGCGCCATTACTCTGGCGACGCTGATCCTTTGGCCCAGGCTCAAACTGCCGGTACCGGCGCCGCTAGTCGGTTTGGCGGTTGGCACCCTGGCCGCCCTCGCGCTGACGCCAATGGGGCTGGAGGTGGATACCATCGCCTCGCGATTCCAATGGTCCAGTCACGGACTGGAAGGCAACGGCATACCGCCTTTCGCACCGAGTTTCGCGCTGCCCTGGCAGCTTCCCGGCGGAGACGGCGCGCCGCTGACCGTGGACTTCGCCTTGATCCGCGAACTGATGGGTCCTGCCTTCGCTATCGCCATGCTGGCCGCTATCGAGTCGCTGTTGTGTGCCGTGGTAGCGGACGGCATGACCCGCACCCGTCACGATCCCAACGCGGAACTGATCGGCCAGGGGCTTGGCAATATCGTCGTTACCTTCTTCGGCGGCATTACCGCCACCGCCGCCCTGGCGCGGACCGCCACCAACATCCGCAGCGGCGCCCGTTCACCCATTGCCTCGGTAGTACATGCGGCGGTGGTCTTACTCGCTATCGTCGCCCTGGCGGGCATTCTCGGTTTAGTGCCCATGGCGGCCCTGGCGGCGCTTTTGTTCATCATCGCCTGGAACATGAGCGAGGCGCGCCATTTCGTGCACACCTTGAAAAGCGCCCCGGGTAGCGACGTGGCGATCCTCGTGATCTGCTTTGGGCTGACGGTGATATTCGACATGGTATTGGCGGTGGGCGTCGGCATGGGGCTGGCGGCGGTGCTGTTCATCCGCCGCATGGCCCTGGTCACCCACACCCGGCGGCTCGATGGGGAAACCCACAATGATCTTGCGGGCCTGCCGAGCCAGGTGGCCGCTTACGCCATCAACGGGCCGCTATTTTTCGGCGCCGCGGAAAAGGCCATAGCCTCCCTGCGTATCGTCGACAAGGATGTCAAGGTGGTGATGCTCGACATGCGCGACGTACCGAGCCTGGACACCACGGCGATCGTCGCCCTGCAGACCCTGCTTGGCGAACTGCGGGATCAACGCATCGGCGTGATCATCATCGGTATTTCCGCGCCGCTGTATCTCAAGCTGCATCGCGCCGGGCTACGCCGCGAACGTGGCTTGCTCTCGCGGGTGGAGAACACGGAACACGCCAAGCGGCTGGCACGCCGGTGGCTGGCGGCAAGCTGA
- the exaC gene encoding acetaldehyde dehydrogenase ExaC, with the protein MIYANPGHSDAVVAFEKRYGNYIGGEFVTPVKGQYFDNVSPVNGEVFCEVARSTAEDIDKALDAAHKAAPAWGKTSVQERSGILLKIADRIEQNLEMLAVAETWDNGKAVRETLNADLPLAVDHFRYFAGCIRAQEGSLAEIDEHTVAYHFHEPLGVVGQIIPWNFPILMACWKLAPALAAGNCVVLKPAEQTPASILKVMELIGDLLPPGVINIVNGYGAEAGEALATSKRIAKIAFTGSTPVGSHILKCAAENIIPSTVELGGKSPNVYFADIMDAEPEFIDKAVEGLVLAFLNQGEVCTCPSRALIQESMFESFMEKVVERTKAIKRGNPLDTDVQVGAQASQEQFDKIMSYFDIAREEGAEVVTGGDKESLGEGLSHGYYIQPTLLKGNNKMRVFQEEIFGPVVAVTTFKDEQEALEIANDTQFGLGAGVWSRDMNVAFRMGRGIQAGRVWTNCYHQYPAHAAFGGYKKSGIGRETHKMALEHYQQTKNLLVSYDVNPMGFF; encoded by the coding sequence ATGATCTACGCCAATCCCGGCCACAGCGATGCCGTCGTAGCCTTCGAGAAACGCTATGGCAACTATATCGGCGGGGAGTTTGTCACCCCGGTCAAAGGCCAATATTTCGACAACGTCAGCCCGGTCAACGGGGAAGTCTTCTGTGAGGTGGCCCGCTCCACCGCGGAAGATATCGATAAAGCCCTGGATGCCGCCCATAAAGCCGCTCCCGCCTGGGGCAAGACCTCGGTACAGGAGCGCTCCGGCATCCTGCTCAAGATCGCCGATCGCATCGAGCAGAATCTGGAAATGCTCGCCGTTGCGGAAACCTGGGATAACGGCAAGGCGGTGCGGGAAACCCTGAATGCGGATCTGCCCCTGGCGGTGGATCATTTCCGCTACTTCGCCGGCTGTATCCGTGCCCAGGAAGGCAGCCTGGCGGAGATCGACGAACATACCGTCGCCTATCATTTCCACGAGCCGCTGGGGGTAGTGGGTCAGATCATTCCCTGGAATTTCCCCATCCTGATGGCCTGCTGGAAGCTCGCCCCGGCCCTGGCCGCGGGAAACTGCGTGGTGCTCAAGCCCGCGGAGCAGACCCCGGCTTCGATCCTCAAGGTAATGGAGCTGATCGGTGACCTGCTGCCGCCGGGAGTGATCAACATCGTCAACGGCTACGGGGCGGAAGCCGGGGAAGCGCTGGCCACCAGCAAGCGTATCGCCAAGATCGCCTTCACCGGCTCCACCCCGGTGGGGTCGCATATCCTCAAGTGCGCCGCGGAAAATATCATTCCGTCTACCGTGGAACTGGGGGGCAAGTCGCCCAACGTCTATTTCGCCGACATCATGGACGCGGAGCCCGAGTTCATCGACAAGGCGGTGGAAGGGTTGGTGCTGGCCTTCCTCAACCAGGGCGAGGTGTGTACCTGTCCGTCCCGGGCCTTGATCCAGGAAAGCATGTTCGAATCTTTCATGGAAAAGGTGGTGGAGCGCACGAAGGCGATCAAGCGCGGCAATCCGCTGGATACCGATGTTCAGGTCGGCGCTCAGGCGTCTCAGGAGCAGTTCGACAAGATCATGTCCTATTTCGACATTGCCAGGGAGGAAGGCGCGGAGGTCGTCACCGGCGGCGACAAGGAAAGCCTGGGCGAAGGGCTTTCTCACGGCTATTACATCCAGCCGACCCTGCTCAAGGGCAACAACAAGATGCGGGTCTTCCAGGAAGAGATCTTTGGCCCGGTGGTGGCGGTCACCACCTTCAAAGACGAGCAGGAAGCCCTGGAGATCGCCAACGACACCCAGTTCGGCCTCGGCGCCGGGGTGTGGAGTCGTGACATGAACGTGGCGTTTCGCATGGGGCGCGGCATCCAGGCCGGGCGCGTCTGGACCAATTGCTATCACCAGTACCCGGCCCACGCTGCCTTCGGCGGTTACAAGAAGTCCGGGATCGGCCGCGAAACCCACAAGATGGCGTTGGAACACTATCAGCAGACCAAGAATCTGCTGGTCAGCTACGACGTGAATCCCATGGGATTCTTCTAA
- the adhP gene encoding alcohol dehydrogenase AdhP, which translates to METTMKAAVVTSFGQPLEIREVDVPRPGKGEVLVKIAAAGVCHTDLHAAHGDWPVKPSPPFIPGHEGVGHVVALGEGVSHIKEGDRVGIPWLYSACGHCEHCLGGWETLCESQQNTGYSVNGGFADYTVGQADYVGRLPDNTDFIEIAPVLCAGVTVYKGLKMTDTKPGQWVVISGIGGLGHMAVQYAKAMGMNVAAVDIDDGKLALAERLGATVTVNAMKTDPAAYLKKEIGGAHGVLVTAVSPKAFDQAQRMVRRGGTISLNGLPPGDFPLPIFDTVLNGITIRGSIVGTRLDLQESLDFAGEGKVKATVSTDRIENINDIFSRMSEGKIEGRVVLDMEG; encoded by the coding sequence ATGGAAACAACAATGAAAGCCGCTGTCGTTACCTCTTTCGGACAACCGTTGGAGATTCGCGAAGTCGACGTGCCGCGTCCTGGCAAGGGCGAGGTGCTGGTCAAGATCGCTGCTGCCGGTGTATGCCATACGGATCTGCACGCCGCCCACGGCGACTGGCCGGTCAAGCCTTCACCGCCCTTTATTCCCGGCCATGAAGGCGTCGGCCATGTGGTGGCACTCGGTGAAGGAGTCAGTCACATCAAGGAAGGCGACCGGGTGGGCATCCCTTGGCTGTATTCCGCCTGCGGCCATTGCGAGCACTGCCTGGGCGGCTGGGAAACCCTGTGCGAGTCTCAGCAGAATACCGGTTACTCGGTCAACGGCGGCTTTGCGGATTACACCGTGGGCCAGGCGGATTACGTGGGTCGGTTGCCGGACAATACCGACTTCATCGAGATCGCCCCGGTCCTGTGCGCCGGTGTCACGGTCTACAAGGGCCTCAAGATGACCGACACGAAGCCGGGTCAGTGGGTGGTGATCTCCGGTATCGGCGGTCTCGGTCACATGGCGGTGCAATATGCCAAGGCCATGGGCATGAACGTTGCCGCGGTAGATATCGACGACGGCAAACTGGCCCTGGCAGAGCGCCTCGGTGCCACGGTGACGGTCAACGCGATGAAGACCGATCCTGCCGCTTATCTCAAGAAGGAAATCGGCGGCGCCCATGGGGTGCTGGTCACTGCCGTTTCGCCCAAGGCGTTCGATCAGGCCCAGCGCATGGTGCGTCGTGGCGGAACCATTTCCCTCAACGGCCTGCCGCCGGGAGATTTTCCGCTGCCGATCTTCGATACGGTGCTCAACGGCATCACCATTCGCGGCTCCATCGTCGGCACTCGTCTGGATCTGCAGGAATCGCTGGATTTCGCCGGCGAAGGCAAGGTCAAGGCAACGGTCTCCACAGACCGCATCGAGAATATCAATGATATCTTCTCGCGAATGAGCGAAGGCAAGATCGAAGGCCGAGTGGTGCTGGATATGGAGGGGTAA
- a CDS encoding cysteine hydrolase family protein: MNQTDTTLRDLLGLGHQPASLKDSALLLIDCQNTYREGVMRLTGVEEALKEARKLLDRARELDVPIIHIRHDAGAGSPFDINADIGAIADIVAPRGNEPVVTKNYPNSFVETDLDKQLKALGVTNLVLAGFMTHMCVNSTAHGGFNLGYAPTVVASATASRPLETPDGKRLSAKEVHDAALASTRDLYAAVVERVEDLP; the protein is encoded by the coding sequence ATGAATCAAACAGATACAACACTTAGGGATTTACTGGGGCTTGGACACCAGCCCGCCAGCTTGAAGGATTCTGCCTTGCTGCTTATCGATTGTCAGAATACGTATCGTGAAGGAGTGATGCGTCTGACCGGCGTCGAAGAAGCGCTCAAAGAGGCCAGAAAGCTGCTGGATCGTGCTCGTGAACTTGATGTGCCCATCATTCATATCCGTCACGATGCGGGTGCAGGCTCACCCTTCGATATCAATGCGGATATCGGTGCGATTGCCGATATCGTTGCGCCTAGGGGAAACGAACCGGTTGTGACGAAAAACTATCCTAACTCTTTCGTCGAGACGGACCTGGATAAGCAGTTGAAGGCGCTGGGTGTTACCAACCTTGTTCTGGCAGGGTTCATGACCCACATGTGCGTCAACTCGACGGCCCACGGCGGTTTCAATCTAGGCTATGCGCCTACGGTAGTCGCCAGCGCTACTGCATCCAGACCTTTGGAAACCCCTGATGGAAAACGTCTTTCCGCCAAGGAGGTGCATGATGCCGCCTTGGCATCGACGCGGGATCTGTATGCCGCAGTAGTGGAAAGGGTAGAAGATTTACCTTGA
- a CDS encoding CreA family protein yields MRQSFFLHRSFPPSSGFLLALATTMFLSGCDDNEVGDVSLGLFTTKDIKIESLTDPVVPGVTCHLSNIDADLDFADPSDMSIACRQTGPITPEMLKDIDTSKSGELVYRKSKSVLLKSLKIRRIFDPESQSLLYIAYSTKETKGSFKHALSSVPLWNTQAWQSPVQKK; encoded by the coding sequence ATGCGCCAGTCTTTCTTTCTACACCGCTCCTTTCCTCCTTCCAGCGGCTTCCTGCTGGCCCTGGCTACCACGATGTTCCTGAGCGGCTGCGACGACAACGAAGTCGGTGATGTATCCCTGGGGCTGTTCACCACCAAGGATATCAAGATCGAGAGCCTGACCGATCCGGTGGTGCCAGGCGTGACCTGCCACTTGAGCAATATCGACGCGGATCTCGATTTCGCCGATCCATCCGACATGAGCATTGCCTGTCGCCAGACCGGCCCTATCACGCCGGAAATGCTCAAGGACATCGACACCTCGAAAAGCGGCGAGCTGGTATATCGCAAATCCAAGAGCGTCCTGCTCAAGAGCCTGAAGATTCGCCGTATCTTTGATCCGGAAAGCCAGAGCTTGCTGTATATCGCCTACAGCACCAAGGAAACCAAGGGCAGCTTCAAGCACGCCCTATCGAGTGTTCCGCTGTGGAACACCCAGGCCTGGCAGTCACCGGTGCAGAAAAAATAA